The following proteins are encoded in a genomic region of Cyclonatronum proteinivorum:
- a CDS encoding MgtC/SapB family protein — MELLEFTIRVGAAFILGSLIGVERQIRQRMAGLRTNALVAVGAALFVSLGMMTPDEVSPTRVAAQVVSGIGFLGAGVIFKEGLNVSGLNTAATIWGSGAIGVLAGSGFLTEATVGTALIILAHTLLRPVAHKLDELPHYFRSATTEYTLTAVIEEKDEILIRDIIIRQLKSIQNATLNALKTEDIPNASLIQVEAKIHVKGTHELIIENIAERLSKEPTVSSVDWEVESTFGE; from the coding sequence ATGGAATTATTGGAATTCACCATCAGGGTTGGGGCAGCCTTTATTTTAGGCTCTCTGATCGGTGTCGAGCGGCAAATCAGGCAGCGCATGGCTGGCTTGCGCACCAATGCCCTGGTCGCTGTAGGCGCCGCGCTGTTTGTTTCTCTGGGGATGATGACCCCCGACGAAGTCAGTCCCACACGTGTTGCCGCACAGGTTGTCTCCGGTATCGGATTCTTAGGGGCAGGGGTCATCTTCAAAGAAGGCCTCAACGTAAGCGGCCTCAATACCGCTGCCACCATTTGGGGCTCCGGCGCAATCGGGGTACTTGCTGGCAGCGGATTCCTGACAGAAGCAACGGTTGGCACAGCGCTCATTATTCTTGCCCACACCCTCCTCAGGCCTGTGGCCCATAAACTTGATGAACTTCCTCACTACTTCCGAAGCGCCACAACCGAGTACACGCTCACAGCCGTCATAGAAGAAAAAGATGAAATCCTGATTCGCGACATCATCATCCGTCAGTTAAAAAGCATTCAAAACGCGACACTGAATGCGCTCAAAACCGAAGATATTCCCAACGCCTCGCTTATTCAGGTTGAAGCCAAAATACATGTAAAAGGCACCCATGAGCTGATTATCGAAAATATCGCAGAAAGGCTCAGCAAAGAACCAACGGTGAGTAGTGTTGACTGGGAAGTTGAATCAACCTTTGGAGAATAA